GCCGAATCCGGCAGAACAGTCCGAGAATGCCGGACAGAAGATCGGTACGCCTTTTTCGTATGCCTTATAGACAATGGAATTTTTGTCGAGGTTATTTGCCTCGATATATTTGGCCATCTCCACAATAAATTCGCGGGAAGAGTAGGCTCCTGGCTCCATGGAGTTGGCGATTATTGCCGTTGTGTCATCGCAGACACGAAGGTCGTCCTCGTCAATGTAGGTGTCGTAAATGCGGTCGATGTGCAAATCCCTGAGAATGGCATCATCCATAAAGGGGCTTCCCTTGTAGTGACGGAATCCAAGGGCTTCAAAAAAGTCCTGATCAACAATGTTTGCGCCAGTGGAGACAATGGCATCAACCATATTGTTCTCGATCATATCAATAATGACCTGCTTCAACCCTGCGCTGATCAGTGAACCGGCAAGGGTGAGAATAACGGCGCACTCCTTGTCCTGCTGCATGAGATCGAGAATGGAGGCCGCTCTTGCAAGGTTACGTGCCTGAAAAGCGGTGTCGCTCATCTGGTCAATCAGGGGAACAATATTCAGTTGTTTGATATCAATATGGCGCACCGGCGCGCTCAGTAGCCCTTCTTTTGTGAATGCTGACTGCATAACTATCTCCCGACGTATTATAAATGGAAAATAAAAAAGAGAGTAAGCTTACTATATCACACACTCAAATTACCGGATGCTGCTTCCTTCCGGATCTGACATGGTTGGGCAACTGAGCGTTGTATAGGACTTACTCTCTAAATATAGGGGTTTTCGAATTCTCCTGTCTGTGACGAAATCGAAAAACAAGTTGGATAATATAGTCTATCGTCTCATGAAAACAAAAAACAAACAAAGGCCTTTTATCTTTCTGTCAACTGTTATAACTTCCGAAGCATTTGGAGCCTTACTGAACCACAACCCTGCCTGAAACAGCCGCACTCGCAGCCGGGTTACCGCGGCACTACTTATTTTTATGGGAACACAGCGAATTTTAAGCGGAATGCGCCCTACCGGCAAACTCCATCTCGGTCATTTTACCGGTGCCC
The DNA window shown above is from Pelodictyon phaeoclathratiforme BU-1 and carries:
- a CDS encoding 1,9-bis(guanidino)-5-aza-nonane synthase translates to MQSAFTKEGLLSAPVRHIDIKQLNIVPLIDQMSDTAFQARNLARAASILDLMQQDKECAVILTLAGSLISAGLKQVIIDMIENNMVDAIVSTGANIVDQDFFEALGFRHYKGSPFMDDAILRDLHIDRIYDTYIDEDDLRVCDDTTAIIANSMEPGAYSSREFIVEMAKYIEANNLDKNSIVYKAYEKGVPIFCPAFSDCSAGFGLVHHQWNNPEKHVSIDSVKDFRELTRIKIENDKTGIFMIGGGVPKNFTQDIVVAAEVLGHDDVSMHTYAVQITVADERDGALSGSTLKEASSWGKVDTVHEQMVFAEATIALPLIAGYAWHKRNWEGRQTKNFNALLDRQQVTV